From a single Anomaloglossus baeobatrachus isolate aAnoBae1 chromosome 4, aAnoBae1.hap1, whole genome shotgun sequence genomic region:
- the LOC142301159 gene encoding uncharacterized protein LOC142301159 yields the protein MFKYYHLYPSSLQSLPEMEQRAFEDLIDLLQEIEDPSGRKPFTIYRPSQKTPAFGTCPTINVFFNTMVQDILTLKIRGAAHDNLTQDERDAIVTLKNNTAFVIKEADKGGNIVLWPTDLYVEEAKRQLLNTSLYTVLPSDPTSVFQKKLDALLADALSRNVIDVEALYTSIGHKEGLHAVSTFLKDDQDNISAHGPRDLCLEFISNLNSNQLNIKLTSKITSDNMDFLDLKLAIKGKKIETNLYRTGSVQTIQNERISTEDHSSSIPESHQHGPPYFAET from the exons ATGTTCAAATACTACCACCTCTACCCTTCGTCCTTACAATCTTTACCTGAAATGGAACAAAGAGCTTTTGAGGACCTGATTGATCTGTTACAGGAGATTGAGGATCCCTCAGGTAGGAAGCCGTTTACCATATACAGACCATCTCAAAAAACACCGGCTTTTGGGACTTGCCCAACTATTAACGTCTTTTTTAACACCATGGTACAGGATATACTTACACTTAAGATCAGGGGTGCTGCCCATGATAACCTTACCCAGGATGAGAGAGATGCTATTGTCACCCTTAAGAACAACACAGCTTTTGTCATCAAAGAAGCTGACAAAGGCGGCAACATAGTCCTTTGGCCTACGGATCTTTACGTGGAGGAAGCCAAAAGACAGCTTCTTAACACATCTCTTTACACGGTATTACCTTCCGACCCCACCTCGGTGTTCCAGAAGAAATTGGATGCCTTGCTTGCTGACGCATTGTCGCGGAATGTTATAG ACGTCGAGGCTCTCTACACGAGCATAGGACATAAAGAAGGGTTACATGCCGTTTCCACCTTTCTCAAGGATGACCAGGACAATATCTCAGCTCACG GGCCTAGAGACCTTTGCCTGGAATTCATCTCGAATTTGAATAGTAATCAACTGAACATCAAGCTCACTTCGAAAATTACATCGGACAACATGGATTTTTTGGACCTGAAATTGGCAATAAAAGGGAAAAAGATTGAAACTAATCTTTACC GCACAGGATCTGTCCAAACGATTCAGAACGAGAGGATATCCACGGAAGATCATTCATCGAGCATACCAGAAAGCCATCAACACGGACCGCCATACTTTGCTGAAACCTAA